CGCCGAACAGCGCCAGCCTGCGCATGCCGGAGCCCTGCAGCCGCGTCGCGCTCACCCCCGGCTTGCGCAGGGCAAGCACCACGTAACAGGCGCCGAGCACCATCATCAGCACCGCCACCGAGCGCGGAAACACTGCACCAAGGGTGTCGAAGTCACGCGCTGCACGCAGCACCATCACCCCGATCACGATTGCGATCACCGACGCGATCACGCCGGACACATCGCGCACTTTCACCTCATGCGTACTCATGCTTGATCTCCTTCTTGCCAAAGCGACGGGTCAGCAGCGGATACATCAGACCAATCAGGATGAACACGATGATGCCGATCGAGATCGGGCGCCCGAAGAACTCCGCCAGCGCACTGCCCTTCGCCGAACCGATCAGATAGCCCTGGACGAATCCACCTTCGGCGATGCTCCCAAGGATGAGTCCGAGCACGATCGGAGAGGCGGAGAAGCCCCAGCTCGCCATCACCCAGGCAAAGCCGCCAAGCAGCACCATCTGCAGCACTTCATGTGCGTTGTTATGCACGGCATAGCTGCCGAGAATGGTGAGGAAGGCGACCGAAGGGGCAAGCAGCGCCTTGGGAATGCCCACCAGCGACTTGAACGCATAGCGCCCGACCAGCAGACCAACCGGCAGCATCAGCACGGTGGCGATGAACAGGCCGTAGATGAAGGTGTAGACGATCTCGCTTTGCTCGCCGAACAGCTGCGGCCCGACGCGCACGCCCTGCACCAGCAGTGCGCCGAGAATCACCGCATCCGGCGGCGTGCCCGGGATGCCCAGCACCAGCGTGGGGATGAAGCCGCCACCCACCGTCGCGTTGTTGGACGACTCGGTTGCAAGCAGACCATCGGGCTCGCCGGTGCCGAATTTTTCCGGCTGTTTGGCCACGCGGCGTGCCTCCGAGTAGGCAATCAGCGAGGCGATCGAACCGCCCGCGCCAGGCAGGATGCCAACCACC
This genomic interval from Parazoarcus communis contains the following:
- a CDS encoding tripartite tricarboxylate transporter TctB family protein, translated to MSTHEVKVRDVSGVIASVIAIVIGVMVLRAARDFDTLGAVFPRSVAVLMMVLGACYVVLALRKPGVSATRLQGSGMRRLALFGVMLGWALLLEPLGFLTTSLIGYVLGLLIANFDRWTPRMTMIYCGAGCSMVVGLFLLFRFALKVPLPPGILI